In Pyrus communis chromosome 1, drPyrComm1.1, whole genome shotgun sequence, the following are encoded in one genomic region:
- the LOC137711808 gene encoding cytochrome P450 81Q32-like gives MEDILFYTSLPLIFILFTFKFFLQIKRHNHQNLPPSPPSLPIIGHLHLLKPPVHRIFRRLSQKYGPVFSLWFGSRRVVIVSSSSVVQECFTTNDVVLANRPRLIMGKHLAYNYTNMVSSPYGDHWRNLRRIGAVEIFSSARLNTFSDIRKDEVRHLLVKLSQNARDGFAKVELKSMLNELTFNIIMRMVAGKRYYGDDVSVDKEEARQFREIMRDAFAYGGAANPADFLPILNWFGVNGYEKKVKALTKRVDMFLQGLIDEHRSKGRNGSSMIDHLLSLQESQPEYYTDQIIKGLIMVMLLAGTDTSAVTLEWAMSNLLNHPRVLQKANSELDAIVGRENLVDEPDISKLPYLQSIISETLRLCPAAPMLVPHLSSDDCIIGGFDVPRDTMVLVNAWAVHRDPELWDEPESFKPERFDSGEDFSHKLIPFGMGRRACPGAGLAQRVVGLTLGSLIQCFDWNRVGEEMVDMTEGKGTTAPKAIPLEAMCKARPIVSKVLS, from the exons ATGGAAGACATCTTGTTCTATACATCCCTCCCTCTCATCTTCATTCTCTTCACTTTCAAGTTTTTCCTCCAAATCAAACGTCACAATCACCAAAACCTCCCACCAAGCCCACCTTCTCTTCCAATCATCGGCCACCTCCATCTCCTAAAACCCCCAGTCCACCGAATCTTCCGTCGCCTCTCCCAAAAATACGGCCCCGTCTTCTCTCTCTGGTTCGGCTCACGCCGCGTGGTCATAGTCTCATCCTCATCCGTTGTCCAAGAATGTTTTACAACAAACGACGTTGTCTTAGCAAACCGTCCTCGACTGATCATGGGAAAGCACTTGGCCTACAACTACACCAACATGGTGTCGTCCCCGTACGGCGACCACTGGCGCAACCTACGCCGCATTGGCGCCGTCGAGATCTTTTCCTCCGCTCGACTCAACACGTTCTCAGACATCCGAAAGGACGAGGTGAGACATTTACTTGTTAAACTCTCACAAAACGCACGCGATGGTTTTGCAAAGGTCGAGCTCAAGTCAATGCTCAATGAGCTGACGTTTAACATCATAATGAGAATGGTGGCTGGGAAGAGGTACTACGGTGATGACGTGTCGGTGGACAAAGAGGAGGCGAGGCAGTTTAGAGAGATTATGAGGGATGCGTTTGCTTATGGTGGGGCTGCGAACCCAGCTGATTTTTTGCCGATTTTGAATTGGTTTGGGGTTAATGGGTACGAGAAGAAGGTGAAGGCGTTGACTAAGAGGGTGGATATGTTCTTGCAGGGTCTGATTGATGAGCACAGGAGTAAAGGAAGAAATGGCAGTAGTATGATCGACCATTTGCTTTCCCTGCAGGAGTCACAGCCTGAATACTACACTGACCAAATCATCAAGGGTCTCATTATG GTCATGTTATTGGCGGGTACTGACACATCAGCTGTGACACTAGAATGGGCCATGTCCAATCTACTTAACCATCCACGCGTGCTACAAAAGGCCAATTCTGAACTAGATGCTATAGTTGGTAGAGAAAACTTGGTGGATGAACCAGACATCTCCAAACTACCCTACCTACAAAGCATCATCTCCGAGACACTCCGATTATGCCCGGCGGCTCCAATGTTAGTACCACATTTGTCATCTGATGATTGCATTATCGGAGGCTTTGACGTGCCACGTGACACAATGGTATTGGTCAATGCATGGGCGGTACACAGAGATCCTGAATTGTGGGATGAACCTGAAAGCTTTAAGCCTGAGAGGTTCGATAGTGGTGAAGATTTTTCACATAAACTCATACCATTTGGAATGGGAAGAAGGGCTTGCCCTGGAGCAGGCCTAGCGCAGCGTGTGGTGGGATTGACCTTGGGGTCATTGATTCAATGCTTCGACTGGAATAGAGTGGGCGAGGAAATGGTTGACATGACTGAGGGCAAAGGAACCACAGCACCAAAAGCCATTCCATTGGAGGCTATGTGTAAAGCACGACCTATTGTGAGCAAGGTTTTATCTTAA